The Planococcus donghaensis genome contains a region encoding:
- a CDS encoding transporter substrate-binding domain-containing protein produces MKKLFWSKKLSMVAGLAIVSLLSACGNDEDTATEEEKSAWDDIQEEGSLTVATSGTLFPTSYRSEGSDELTGFEVEVVREIGERLELEIEFTELGFDEMLTSVQTGQVDLAANDIEITEDREENFIFSTPFKYSYGTAIVRSGDLSGIETLEDLEGKKAAGASTSVYMQMAREYGAEEVVYDNATNETYLRDVAIGRTDVILNDYYLQTLALAAFPELEITIHPNLKYSPSEVGVVMNKDNSELADNVNGVIEEMLEDGTIAEISAEFFNGADVTQKVNIEE; encoded by the coding sequence TTGAAAAAATTATTTTGGAGTAAAAAATTGTCCATGGTTGCTGGTCTTGCGATTGTGTCGCTTTTAAGCGCTTGTGGAAATGACGAGGATACAGCTACAGAAGAAGAAAAATCAGCTTGGGACGACATCCAAGAAGAGGGCAGCTTAACTGTTGCTACATCTGGTACATTATTTCCGACATCTTACCGTTCTGAAGGATCTGATGAATTAACGGGATTTGAAGTGGAAGTTGTACGTGAAATTGGCGAGCGTCTTGAACTTGAAATTGAGTTCACGGAACTTGGATTTGATGAAATGTTAACTTCTGTTCAAACAGGACAAGTTGATTTGGCTGCGAACGACATCGAAATCACAGAAGACCGTGAAGAAAACTTCATCTTCTCGACACCCTTCAAATACTCTTACGGAACAGCAATTGTTCGTTCAGGAGATTTGTCTGGAATTGAGACGCTAGAAGATTTAGAAGGCAAAAAAGCTGCAGGTGCTTCAACTTCTGTTTACATGCAAATGGCTCGTGAATACGGCGCTGAAGAAGTGGTATACGACAACGCAACAAACGAAACTTACTTGCGCGATGTGGCAATTGGGCGTACAGACGTTATTTTAAACGACTACTACCTACAAACTTTAGCGCTAGCTGCGTTTCCAGAGCTAGAAATTACAATCCATCCAAACTTGAAATACAGCCCTTCTGAAGTTGGCGTGGTTATGAACAAAGACAACTCAGAACTAGCGGACAATGTGAATGGTGTCATTGAAGAAATGCTAGAAGACGGCACTATCGCTGAAATCTCTGCAGAATTCTTTAACGGTGCCGATGTAACTCAAAAAGTAAATATTGAAGAATAA
- a CDS encoding ABC transporter ATP-binding protein yields MTVLRTVDLTKKFGDFAALDKVNIEVGEGEVYGFIGPNGSGKSTTLRVLLGILKATEGRAEIFGKDSWKEAVEIHKRVAYVPGEVSLWPNLTGGEVIDLLVKLRGGNDYNRREELIQKFDLDPSKKCRTYSKGNRQKVALIAALSSDVDLYILDEPTSGLDPLMERTFQEYIIEEKKQGKSILLSSHILSEVEKLCDKVAIIREGKIIETGSLKDLRHLTGTILLVETKKPILDLANVRGVSGIQPKGNAVSFQVDSGEVAGVISYISQFEIVRIESSPPTLEQLFMRHYEVTDKTTGAGAGGEA; encoded by the coding sequence ATGACAGTTTTAAGAACGGTCGATTTGACGAAAAAATTTGGCGATTTTGCGGCTTTAGATAAGGTGAATATTGAAGTGGGTGAAGGAGAAGTATATGGGTTTATCGGACCCAATGGCTCTGGGAAATCGACAACTTTGCGTGTGCTTCTAGGGATATTAAAAGCGACAGAAGGACGAGCTGAAATTTTTGGCAAAGATTCTTGGAAAGAGGCAGTGGAAATCCATAAGCGGGTTGCTTACGTTCCGGGAGAAGTGAGTTTGTGGCCGAACTTAACCGGAGGGGAAGTCATCGATTTATTGGTTAAACTGCGCGGTGGCAATGATTACAACCGCCGGGAAGAATTGATCCAGAAATTTGATTTGGACCCGAGCAAGAAATGCCGTACGTATTCCAAAGGGAATCGTCAAAAAGTGGCATTGATTGCGGCGCTCTCTTCAGATGTCGATTTGTATATATTAGATGAACCTACTTCTGGTCTCGATCCATTGATGGAACGAACCTTTCAAGAATATATTATCGAGGAAAAAAAACAAGGCAAAAGTATTTTATTATCAAGTCATATTTTGTCTGAAGTTGAAAAACTTTGCGACAAAGTGGCGATTATTCGCGAAGGCAAAATTATCGAAACCGGGTCATTAAAAGACTTACGTCATTTGACAGGAACGATTTTGTTGGTAGAGACAAAAAAACCAATTTTGGATTTGGCTAACGTACGAGGAGTGAGTGGGATTCAACCAAAAGGAAATGCGGTATCTTTTCAAGTAGATAGCGGAGAAGTGGCGGGTGTGATTAGTTACATTAGCCAGTTTGAAATTGTTCGCATCGAAAGCTCACCTCCAACATTGGAACAATTATTTATGCGTCACTATGAAGTCACTGATAAAACGACTGGAGCAGGAGCGGGGGGCGAGGCTTAA
- a CDS encoding ABC transporter permease produces MNRHLFEGTGTLIRFILRRDRLRLPIWLASFIAISVIVALAFAGLYPTNADRLVIAETMQNPAVIAMLGPGYGYGLETYPIGAITAHEMLLMTSIVVALMNILLMIRHTRTDEEDGRIELVRSLPVGRLSNLLSTLIVLTSVNVVLALFLGFSLAVLGIEGMGLAGSLLYGSALGASGLIFAGVAAVCAQLSSNARSTLGLAFTFLLVSYIIRVIGDLRNETLSWFSPLSWVLRTEVYVNNYWWPIGLAVSVALLLMGLALYLNSIRDLGSGFLPSRSGKEKASKALLSSLGLVFRLQRTGFIIWGIGLLVIGVIYGSLFGELETYFEDIDLMQQMVILVEGFSLTEQFIPLLMSIIAILSTIPVLMSILKVKTEEKNDRLEHLVSRAVSRNRLLGSYLVMSILTGFVMLTVSSIGLGVMGNMVMEESLPLGTYYSSAMVYFPAILAMIGVAVLLFGWLPKWTGLVWLYLALAFFIVYMGSLFQFKDWVEKLTPFGYVTKIPIEDMDYWSAGIMVVLAIGFIGIGMIGFNRRDIGR; encoded by the coding sequence ATGAACCGGCACCTTTTTGAAGGAACAGGCACATTAATCCGGTTTATTCTACGTCGAGATCGACTGCGATTACCGATTTGGCTCGCCTCTTTTATTGCGATTTCGGTAATTGTGGCCTTAGCTTTTGCGGGGCTCTATCCAACCAATGCAGACAGACTAGTGATAGCTGAAACAATGCAAAATCCGGCTGTGATCGCCATGCTCGGTCCAGGCTATGGTTATGGACTGGAAACTTATCCGATTGGGGCGATTACGGCTCACGAAATGTTGTTAATGACTTCCATAGTGGTTGCGCTAATGAATATCTTATTGATGATTCGCCATACACGGACAGATGAAGAAGATGGTCGAATTGAACTGGTTCGCTCTTTGCCGGTAGGGAGACTGTCTAATTTACTATCGACTTTAATTGTGTTGACTAGCGTGAATGTTGTCTTGGCGTTATTTTTAGGCTTTTCATTAGCAGTGCTCGGCATAGAAGGCATGGGACTTGCAGGGTCACTCCTGTACGGTTCGGCTTTAGGAGCAAGTGGATTGATTTTTGCGGGCGTCGCCGCTGTTTGTGCGCAGTTGTCTTCAAATGCTCGAAGCACACTGGGGTTAGCGTTTACCTTTTTGTTAGTGTCTTACATCATTCGTGTAATTGGCGACTTAAGAAATGAGACGTTGTCTTGGTTTTCACCCCTTAGCTGGGTTTTGCGGACAGAAGTATACGTCAACAATTATTGGTGGCCGATTGGATTGGCCGTATCGGTAGCTTTGCTGTTAATGGGTTTAGCTTTATACCTCAATTCCATTAGAGATCTTGGCTCGGGCTTTCTCCCTTCACGATCTGGGAAAGAAAAAGCTTCAAAAGCGCTTCTCAGTTCGCTTGGTCTAGTCTTCCGACTACAACGAACCGGCTTTATCATTTGGGGAATTGGGCTTTTGGTTATTGGCGTGATATATGGCTCGCTTTTTGGAGAGTTAGAAACCTATTTTGAGGATATTGATCTGATGCAGCAAATGGTTATTTTAGTAGAAGGGTTTTCACTAACGGAACAATTCATCCCGTTACTCATGTCCATCATTGCTATTTTATCTACCATTCCGGTATTAATGTCGATATTAAAAGTGAAAACAGAAGAAAAAAACGACCGACTGGAGCATCTGGTAAGTCGGGCGGTTTCTAGAAATCGACTGCTGGGCAGTTACTTGGTTATGTCGATTTTAACCGGATTTGTTATGTTGACTGTATCGTCTATCGGTTTGGGCGTGATGGGGAATATGGTAATGGAGGAAAGTTTACCGCTTGGCACTTATTATAGCTCGGCCATGGTTTATTTTCCGGCAATTCTTGCTATGATCGGAGTAGCGGTACTATTGTTTGGTTGGCTCCCGAAATGGACAGGTTTAGTGTGGCTGTATTTGGCGCTTGCATTTTTCATTGTCTACATGGGAAGTTTGTTCCAGTTCAAAGATTGGGTAGAAAAGTTAACGCCATTTGGCTATGTGACGAAAATTCCGATCGAAGACATGGACTACTGGAGTGCCGGGATTATGGTTGTGCTAGCGATTGGTTTTATTGGAATCGGAATGATTGGCTTTAACCGTAGAGATATTGGAAGATAA
- a CDS encoding LrgB family protein, translating into MEFNLLAAFFATLTVATYFLTNIVYLRYRKTLLNPVLASTAILAIILVIANVPYDTYMTGGSWIGTLLGPAVVALAIPLYKQRELLFTNLIPVISGIVAGVTVGMASGVLFTQLFRFSEQLILTVLPKSLTTPVAMQVASNLGGIPSLAAVFVMVAGFTGYILGPSLLHWLHIDSAIGRGIALGTSAHGMGTAKAFEYGQQEASMSSVAMTLSAVLGALLGPIAAWLLL; encoded by the coding sequence ATGGAATTTAACTTACTCGCTGCTTTTTTTGCCACGTTAACCGTAGCTACTTATTTTCTTACGAATATCGTTTATTTACGGTATCGTAAAACCTTGCTAAACCCTGTACTTGCTTCTACTGCCATTCTCGCCATCATTTTAGTAATAGCTAATGTCCCTTACGATACGTATATGACAGGCGGTAGTTGGATTGGTACATTGCTCGGTCCGGCAGTTGTTGCATTAGCAATTCCTTTGTACAAACAAAGAGAGTTGCTTTTCACAAACTTGATACCGGTAATTTCAGGTATCGTAGCTGGGGTAACCGTCGGTATGGCCAGTGGAGTCTTGTTCACTCAATTGTTTCGTTTTTCAGAACAACTCATTTTGACAGTTTTACCAAAATCGTTAACGACTCCTGTTGCGATGCAAGTGGCTAGCAATTTAGGCGGTATCCCTTCCTTAGCGGCAGTGTTTGTTATGGTAGCTGGATTCACCGGGTATATTCTCGGACCTTCTCTATTGCATTGGCTACATATCGACTCGGCGATTGGTCGAGGTATTGCCCTCGGCACTTCTGCTCACGGCATGGGCACAGCAAAAGCCTTTGAATACGGTCAACAAGAAGCCTCGATGAGTTCCGTTGCGATGACATTAAGCGCCGTACTCGGTGCTTTACTCGGACCAATTGCTGCGTGGTTGCTGTTATAA
- a CDS encoding CidA/LrgA family holin-like protein, with protein sequence MKYVYTLLHILVIVGFYLIGEQLQDFFNIPLPGSIIGFLLLFAALMLKIYRLEWIESGAHFILAFLPLYFIPATVGVIEYGELFSGKGILLIPIVMASTFLAMAVAGWVSQYAAKRKERSD encoded by the coding sequence TTGAAATATGTTTATACTCTACTTCATATTCTTGTTATTGTTGGATTTTATCTAATAGGTGAACAACTACAGGATTTTTTCAATATTCCTTTGCCGGGCAGCATTATCGGGTTTCTTTTGCTTTTCGCTGCTCTTATGTTGAAAATTTATCGTTTGGAATGGATTGAATCAGGCGCGCATTTCATCTTAGCTTTTTTGCCGCTTTATTTTATCCCAGCGACTGTTGGGGTTATTGAGTACGGCGAGCTATTTTCAGGAAAAGGGATTTTGCTCATTCCCATTGTTATGGCTAGTACATTTCTTGCGATGGCTGTAGCCGGGTGGGTCAGTCAGTATGCTGCAAAACGGAAGGAGCGATCCGATTAA
- the brnQ gene encoding branched-chain amino acid transport system II carrier protein: protein MDSKLSFKSYAVVGMMLFALFFGAGNLIFPAQLGQYAGTNVWIAIFGFLITGVGLPLLGILAIGYSKSNDLQDLSSRVHPVYGLVFTALLYLTIGPFFALPRTGAVSYEVGVAPFIGDANATIGLLIFSLIFFGVSLLVSLNPTKIVDSIGKILSPAILITLGVLLVAAFVNPMGSQEAPQPVYSTGAFFTGFTEGYNTMDALASLVFGIIVISAVRKMGVTSSKGVLMATMKSGIVASALLAIVYTGIAYLGSTSTSTLGVMETGGPVLSGASNYYFGTFGATLLAVIIILACLTTAIGLTVANAEFFHKLTPKVSYKMYVVIFSVFSLVVTNAGLSNIITYSIPVLMFLYPLAIVLIILTFVSPLFKHAQLVYVSTIIVTFLISIIDGFKTLTALLGVENPTWLQSVIDFYSATLPLYNNGLGWLLPAIIVIAITTMIARSKKNVKVQTAQQNS, encoded by the coding sequence GTGGATAGTAAATTATCATTTAAGTCGTATGCGGTAGTAGGAATGATGTTGTTTGCACTTTTCTTTGGAGCAGGTAACTTAATCTTTCCTGCACAGCTAGGACAGTATGCCGGAACAAATGTCTGGATTGCCATTTTTGGTTTTCTAATCACAGGTGTTGGTTTACCGTTACTTGGAATCTTGGCGATTGGTTATTCGAAAAGTAACGATTTGCAAGATTTATCAAGTCGTGTGCATCCGGTTTATGGACTGGTTTTCACAGCGTTATTGTATTTGACGATTGGCCCATTTTTTGCTTTACCAAGAACCGGCGCAGTTTCTTATGAAGTTGGGGTTGCCCCATTTATCGGAGATGCCAATGCAACAATCGGTTTGCTTATATTCTCTCTCATCTTTTTCGGGGTTTCACTTTTGGTTTCCTTAAACCCAACGAAAATAGTAGATAGCATCGGGAAAATTCTTTCACCAGCTATTTTAATAACGTTAGGTGTGTTGCTAGTTGCCGCTTTTGTAAATCCAATGGGCAGTCAAGAAGCACCACAGCCAGTTTATTCAACAGGCGCTTTCTTTACAGGTTTCACAGAAGGTTATAACACAATGGACGCTCTTGCTTCTCTTGTATTTGGGATTATTGTGATCTCAGCTGTTCGTAAAATGGGCGTAACGTCGTCTAAAGGTGTCTTGATGGCGACCATGAAGAGTGGTATTGTCGCATCCGCCTTATTAGCCATCGTTTACACTGGAATTGCTTATTTAGGTTCAACAAGTACATCTACTTTAGGTGTGATGGAAACGGGTGGACCTGTGTTGAGCGGCGCTTCGAATTATTATTTTGGAACGTTTGGTGCCACATTGCTAGCGGTCATTATCATTCTTGCTTGTTTGACAACGGCAATTGGTTTAACGGTAGCTAACGCTGAGTTTTTCCACAAATTGACGCCGAAAGTTAGCTATAAAATGTATGTTGTTATTTTCTCTGTCTTTTCATTGGTTGTAACCAATGCAGGACTTTCCAACATCATTACGTATTCGATTCCAGTATTAATGTTCCTGTATCCGTTAGCGATTGTACTGATCATATTAACGTTTGTGTCTCCATTATTTAAACACGCTCAATTGGTGTATGTATCGACTATTATCGTTACATTTTTGATCAGCATTATTGACGGATTTAAAACCTTGACTGCTTTGTTAGGTGTCGAAAATCCAACATGGCTTCAGTCAGTAATTGATTTTTACTCAGCTACATTACCGCTTTATAACAATGGACTGGGATGGCTCTTGCCAGCGATTATTGTTATCGCCATCACGACGATGATTGCTCGTAGCAAAAAGAATGTAAAAGTTCAAACAGCTCAGCAAAATTCATAA
- a CDS encoding GntR family transcriptional regulator, whose product MPIPVNYTKPVRVSAKESAYLQLQQWIIDGTLQPEEKLIDTDLAQALSLSRTPIREALQLLEVQGFVEMFPGKATRVTNIKKGDLKDLLPPLAVLQALSAELAIPNLNQDIFTLLEETNQRFLEAIEIQDGFSALKIDQEFHQIIVDAANNPYIHSILSSLQSHVRRQFFHHSLMLTKSSYDEHVEIIQTLKEKNPEKVTQLMKINWARTIDDLTTEKSL is encoded by the coding sequence ATGCCTATTCCAGTGAACTACACAAAGCCTGTCCGTGTCTCAGCCAAAGAAAGTGCTTATCTTCAATTGCAGCAATGGATTATTGATGGCACGTTACAACCTGAAGAAAAACTAATTGATACGGATTTAGCACAAGCATTGAGCTTAAGCAGAACCCCTATCCGTGAAGCTTTGCAATTGTTAGAAGTGCAAGGATTTGTAGAAATGTTCCCGGGCAAAGCCACGCGCGTTACGAACATAAAAAAAGGGGACTTGAAAGATTTACTCCCACCTCTTGCCGTTTTGCAAGCCCTATCGGCAGAGTTAGCCATCCCTAATCTCAATCAAGACATCTTCACTTTATTAGAAGAAACAAACCAACGCTTTCTTGAAGCCATTGAAATCCAAGACGGTTTTTCCGCTTTGAAAATTGATCAAGAGTTTCACCAAATCATTGTCGATGCCGCTAACAATCCTTATATTCACTCGATACTCAGCAGCCTTCAATCTCATGTAAGAAGACAATTTTTCCATCATTCATTAATGCTGACAAAAAGCTCGTATGACGAACATGTCGAAATTATTCAAACTTTAAAAGAGAAAAACCCAGAAAAAGTGACCCAATTGATGAAAATAAATTGGGCTCGAACGATAGATGACCTTACAACCGAAAAAAGTTTATAA
- a CDS encoding STAS/SEC14 domain-containing protein, whose protein sequence is MLSIVPSKDVETIAIEFEGEVTHEDAMKIDKIIQDKYADKGKFNIYAIISEEHGATFEGLEESMRQNREAWNHFHKFAVISSSHGEEQLVEMKLLLPDIEVKYFKLDEMNEAWEWIQE, encoded by the coding sequence ATGCTATCAATCGTGCCGAGTAAGGACGTTGAAACTATTGCCATTGAATTTGAAGGCGAAGTAACACATGAAGATGCCATGAAAATTGATAAAATTATTCAAGATAAATACGCAGATAAAGGAAAGTTTAATATTTACGCCATTATAAGTGAAGAACATGGAGCAACATTTGAAGGCCTTGAAGAAAGCATGAGGCAAAATAGAGAGGCGTGGAATCACTTTCACAAATTCGCGGTGATTAGTTCGAGTCATGGAGAAGAACAATTAGTTGAAATGAAACTTCTATTGCCAGATATTGAAGTAAAGTATTTTAAGTTAGATGAAATGAATGAAGCATGGGAATGGATTCAAGAGTGA